ACTCGGGCAGGGCACGGTAAGGCCACGCCACTTTTTCCAATCCGGTGGTCACACTCTGGTATTGCGAATCTTCCCTCAAGCAGGCTTCGAGGTGCTTGAATTTGCGTTCCTGCATGGTCATGGGTTCAGTATTTCACGAATGAACGTACAGGAATCTTATCGGGGGTTACATGGCAGGGGTAGGGTCTGTGATCTGCCGAGAGCCGAGGGCAAAAAGGCAGAAGGCAGAAACACCGTTACCACCACCGTAGGGGCGAGGCGTGCCTCGCCCTCAGATGCATTTGCCCAAGCTCGGCTCTCGGCTACAGAAATTCCTGCACCAGATGCACAGCCACCCACCCCAGAGGAGAGCGCTCCAGCCCCCAGAGTTGATTGAGGCGTTCAATCCGTGCTGCGGGCAGGTGGTTCCATTGTTTGAGGGATTCACGGTGGATGCGGGTGCTTTGCTGCCTGAGGTAAAACATGCTGCCCCTCAGGTAACCCGCTTCCACTGCGACTCTGGCCCGTTTTTCCTGTTGGGTCAAGGACAGGCCGCGTGTGGCTGCCAGCAACCCCGGGGCTTCTTCAGGGTGCCTCAGGGCAAACAGTTCTTCCAGGGCGCTCAAAACCTGTGGCGCACTCAGGCTCAGGCGGTTTTGCAGGTGTTCTGGGAAACGCAAGTCGCTGCAAAATATCTGCTCAGGAGGCAGCACCTGAGGGATGACGTGGTCCAGAAACACTTCTCTGGACACCAGCAAGGCTTCGATGAAATCGGCTTGCTTGTTCAGGTGAATTTTTTTGAGGCGTTCCTGTCCTTTTTTGACCAGCTGTTTGTGGTCTGGCACAGGCAGATTTTTTTGCTGTTTGCTCAGCAGACGGGTGGGGTCATATTCCATGCGGGCTTCGGCAAGCAAGCCTGTGGGAAAGCTGCCCTGTTCCAGAGCTTCGTAGGGAAACTGATGCAGCACCACGCCATTTTTGATTTCTTGTGCTGGGCTTTGCACTTTGCGGTCCACCACCAGCAACTGGGGCAAGCTTCCTGCCCATTGCAGGGGGGTGCCAAAACTGCCGACCCTCGCAATGGCCCGCACAGACCTGCGTTCGGTCAACTCTTTCAGGAGGGTGTTCAAAGGGGTGTCGTCCAGAACCATGGTGCTCCTTCCATTGGTTTGCGCTGCTCAACAAACACAGGCGAGGACACGCCTCGCCTGATGGGGACTTTTCGGCTTCAGGCCAGCCAATCTTCTGCGCTCTGGTCGTCCTGCTGGACCACCATTTCATCGAGCCTTGTGGCCCATGCTGGAAAAGGAAAGGTGACCATCACAGGGGTGGGAACCTCGGGTTGCTGCACAATCATGGTCCCCGGTTGCAAAATACTGGCACGAAGACGGTAGGTCGATGGTAAGAAGCGATACTCTGGACGCTCGGATTCGGCAGGATCAAGGCGACCCACCACACGAATGGCTGCGTTGGAGGTGATGCGCCGTTCCACTTCAGAGGCGGTTTGCTGTGCCCCGATCAGGATGATGCCCAGAGAACGTCCCCGTTCTGCGATGTCCAGCAGTACGTCTTTGATGGGGCTTTCTCCCTCTCTGGGGGCGTATTTGTTCAACTCGTCAAGGACCACAAAGACATAGGGTTTGCGTCCCTGTTTTTCTTTTTTCTCGAAGAGTTCTTTGAGGATCACGCCCACCACGAACATCTGGGCGTGGGCGTCCAGACTGTGGATGTCCACCACGCTGAGTTGCACCCCCTGACGGAGCACATCGGCACGGTATTTCTCGGCTTCTTTGGCGGTCAGGTTGCCCCGAATCAGGCCAGAGAGGTACTTCTGCACCCCTTTGAGCCTGCGGATGAAGGCCTGCAAGGTGCCCACGTTCTGTTTGCCCACCCATCTCGGGTCTCCGTTGCCTTCGTTTTGTTCGAGCAGCTTGTATTCGATGTAACTGACCAGTTGCGCAAAGGTGGTGATGCGGGTTTTCCCCAGTGCATCAAAATCCAGCCCGAGTTCGATGGCTTGCTGTTCATCGTCGGATTGCCAGTCTTCAACCCCCACGTAAGGGGTGGTGCTGTTTTCTGCGGCCACCATCCGGTACAGCTTTTCTTCGATCTGGCCGATCAAGAACTTCAGGTTCAGGCTGCTGTCTTTGTCTGCAAAGCAGTAAGGCAGCAGGCGTTTCTGGCAGAATTCGCGGATGGTCCACATGTAAGGGGTCACGCCCGATTTGCGCTGCTCCACATCTGGAATGATGGCGTCTCCGCCCGCTTTTGGAGGGGCCAGAAACTGCACATCCCCAAAAGGCCGTTTGGGCAGGCCACACAGGGCATAGCGGTCTTTACGAAGCCCTCTGGCAGCGGCCACTTTGCTTTCTTTGTCTTCCAGTTTGCTGTTGGGCTGGTCCAGAAAGAACAGGTCTTCGCCTTTGACGTTGAAAATCACGGCTTTGCTGTTGGCCCGGTCCACGCCCAGAGCCTGCGAATTGAAGATGCTGTACAGCAAAAACAGGGCGTAACTGGTTTTGGTGGCCACCCCGGACACCCCACTGATGTTGACGTGGGCTCCCGAGGCTCCGTTCAGGAAGTCAAAATTGAAGTGCACGGGTTCGCCGTTGCGCATCACTCCGGCAGGCAGGCGGGACTCCATGCGGTCCTGATACAGGGCTTTTTCGAGGTCTTCTTCCAGAGCCATGAACACTTCATCGCCGGGGTGGGGAGGGATGAACTCCTCTGGGTCCACGCGGGTGACCAGCACATGGGCGGTGTAAGAGGTGTTCACGGGCAGGATTCCGGCCTGCACGTCCCGCACGTCGGATTCGAAAGCGACCCCTTCGTGCAGTTTGCGCACCTGATCCACCACCCCGAAGTAGGTGACCCGGGTGCCGTCTGGCTTGGTGGTCCTGAGGGTGACCATGTCATCGAGTTGCACGCTGGAACCGGGCTCAACCCAGAACCAGAATTGCAGGGGGGTGGCTTCTTCTGTACCTAAAACCATGCCGATGGGAAGAACCTGAGTCATGAATGGCCTTATGGTATCCGATTCTGCAAAGCCCCGCATGAACCCTGCAAGAAAAGGCTCTGGAATGGCAAAACATCCCTTTTGGGGATCCAGAGGCCATCAAGATGAGTGTTTTACCGCAAAAGAAAACATTTTCCTGTCCAGAACGTATCCCAAGTCCAGAAGTATACAGAAAAGTTACATAGACTGAACACATGGATGAGGTGATGGTTGTCTTCGCTGTACTGGTGGCCATTCTCTTGATTCTGGTGGCCATCCTGCGCTCTTTTGACCGTGCCGAGGTGCATCCGCCCAGACCTTCCCTCTGGATTCCTGTCCGCAAAGACAGAAACCGTTGAAGTTGGACTGTCAACACATCAATCCATTCGGGTCAAAGCCACCTGTCCAGCGTGCCACACGCTGTGCCGTGCAGACAAACGCACCAGAGCTTCCACGGTCATCTCCCGCCCACAGTAGAGCAGGGGAGAGTCCAGCACATCCTCAGACAAACACTGAACCTGCTCTATTTCCCAGAGCAGCATCTCGGGCAGTTCATCTGGAGGTGTGTTGATGGGTGTGATCTGCCCAATCAAAGCCCAGTACATCTTTTTGGTCTCCAGAATGTGCTGTTGCAGTCTGTTGGCCCTTGGTCCTCTGGCTTTCAAAATGCTGGACACCGATTCCCAAGGATCAAAGCTGGACTCTTGCAGCAGATGATGCAAACACTGGATTCTGACGGACATGGTTCGATGATACGTCTGGATGTTGCCTGAATGAAGAATGGGCCCTGAAGGGTCCAATGACCATCTGAATCCACCAGACAGGGTAAACGCAAAGTCTGAAGTTTGGCAGGCCGACTGAGAAAGCGGTCAGCAGTCAGCCTTCAGCGCTCAGTGAAAAGCGGATCCAGAAGCTTTTGCTTTCGACAGCAGCAAGACCAAAAGGCAAAGCCCCATCAGGTTTGGCAAGCTCAACCGACTGGAAGAAGACTTTCCTTCTGGCTGATGGCTGACGGCTGAACGCTCTTTATGTTTGCATCGCCCGAACAGCGACTTTGCATCTACCCTGATCCACCAGAATTTCTGCTTCAGACTTTTTCAAATGCAGATGTATACTGTGCCTTCATGTCTTTGAATCTTTCTCAATGGGTTTTGCTGGTGTTTGCGGGTCTGCATCTGGTGATGGGACTGGTGACTTTTGTGGTGTATGGGCAGGACAAAAAACAGGCCCGCCTGGGACGCAGGAGGGTGCCAGAGCAAACCCTGCACACCCTTGAACTGGCGTTTGGATGGCTCGGGGCTTTCGTGGCCCAGAGGGTGTACCGCCACAAGACCAGCAAAGCCCCTTACCAGAAGGTGTTCTGGGTCATAGGGATGTTTCATCTGGCTTTGCTGGTGGTGGTGCTCTGGTGGGTGACCGGTCAGCAAAACTGAAGCCCTTGCTTGATTTTGGGTGATTTGCTGATTCTTGAGGGGGAGAAAGCTCTGGTCTTGAGGGTAAACCCTGTACAAATTTGTACTCGGTATATATAATAGGGACATTCAACCCCACAGCGGAGGACCCCACATGACTGCGACCCAGAACAAGCTTTTTAAAGGCGGAATGTTCCTGATTCAGGACAGCCAACCCCAGAACATTTACACCCCAGAAGATTTCGATGACATCATCAAGCAGATCGTTGACACCACCCAGGCGTTCATCGACAAAGACGTGATGCCCCGCATGAAAGACCTCGAAGAAAAAGTCGAAGGTCTGAACCTTGAGTTGCTGCAAAAAGCCGGAGAACTCGGCCTGACCGCCGCAGAAATCCCTGAAGAATACGACGGACTGGACCTGCCCAAAGCCGTCAGCGTGGTGATCGCAGAGCGTCTGGCCCAGACTGGGGGCTTCTCCGTGACTTACGGTGCCCACCAGTCCATCGGCAGCCTGCCCACCGTGTACTTCGGCAGCCCAGAGCAAAAAGCCAAATACCTGCCCAAACTGGCCAGCGCTGAAATGGCCGCCGCTTACGCCCTCACCGAGCCCGGCAGCGGAAGCGACGCTCAGGCCGCCAAAACCAGCGCTGTGCTTTCCGAAGACGGCACCCACTACGTGCTGAACGGCACCAAAATGTGGATCTCCAACGCTGGCTTTGCAGACCTGTTCACCGTGTTCGCACAGGTCAAAACCGACGAAGGCAACAAATTCAGCGCGTTCCTCGTGGAGCGCTCCTTCGAAGGGGTATCCACTGGTGCTGAAGAGCACAAAATGGGCATCAAATCCTCCTCCACCCGCCAACTGATTCTGGACAACGTCAAAGTGCCTGTGGAGAACCTGCTGGGCAAAGTGGGACAGGGCGCCAAAATTGCTTTCAACATCCTCAACGTGGGCCGTTACAAACTGGCTGCCGGAGGGGTGGGCGGAGCCAAACACGCCCTGAAAATCAGCACCAAATACGCTCTGGATCGCCACCAGTTCAACCAGCCCATCGCCAACTTCGGCATGATTCAGGAAAAACTGGCCGAAATGGCTTTGCGCGTCTACGCTGTGGAATCTGCCCTGTACCGCGTGATGGGTCTGATCGACACCGCTGTGGAAGGTGGCCTCGACAAACTGAAAGCCGTCGAAGAGTACGCTGTGGAAGCCTCCATGCTGAAAGTGCTCGGCTCTGAACTGCTGGACTTCGCCGTGGACGAAGGGGTGCAGATTCACGGGGGTTACGGCTTCAGCTCCGAGTACCCCATCGAGCAAGCTTACCGCGACAGCCGCATCAACCGCATCTTTGAAGGCACCAACGAAATCAACCGCCTCTTGGTCCCCAGCATGCTCCTGAAACGCGCCATGAAGGGTGAACTCCCCCTCATGCAAGCCGCCCAGCAACTGCAAGCCGAACTCCTCGAACCCAGCTTCGACGAAGTGGATGAAGGTCCTCTGGCACAGGAAGAAGTCACCATCAAAAACCTCAAGAAACTGGCCCTGATGGTGGCCGGAACCGCCACCATGAAGTACGGCATGGAAATTGAAAGCCGTCAGGAAATCCTCGCCCGAGTTGCAGACATCGCCATGCTCACCTTCGCTGCCGAGTCCGCTTTCCTGCGCACCCGCAAACTGGGCAACCCCGAGCTGCAAGTCGAAATGACCCAGCTTTACACCTGGGCTGCCGCCGAGAAAGCCGCCACCCTTGCCCGTGAAGCCGTGGAAATGATCGCCTCTGGCGACGACCTGCGCACCAGCCTTGCTGTGGTCAAGCGCCTGACCAAGCACGACCCCATCAACACCATCCGCCTGCGCCGTCACGTGGCCAAAGCCGTGCTGGCTGCTGAAGGTTACCCCCAACCCCGCAAGTAACCCCTGCCACCCCCACCCGCTTGCTGACGCTGCGCTCCTCCCCTGAAAATGGGGAGGTTTTTTGTGTTTTGAATGGATCAAGTGGCATTGCTGCTCAAGAGATCAGACTGCATGGGCCATTCGCTCTGGAAATAGAGCCTTCTGCTTTCTGCTGGGTCTGATGGCCTCAGTCCAGCCCTCTCAAATCGAGGTGATGATGCGGTTTTTGCCGGAGCGCTTTGCCTGATACAGATATGCATCGGCTTGCTGGAAGGCTTCGGTGATGTCCACCTCTGGGGTCAGGCGCACCAGACCTCCAGAGACGCTGACCCTGCCCACTGTATCGAAACGCTCTTCATAAATGCGGTCTTTGATGCGTCCTGCAATCATGGACAGGTATTCTGAGGGACAGTTTTTCAGGTACACAGCAAACTCTTCTCCGCCCAGACGGTAAACCCGGTCACTCTGGCGCACGGTGAGCATCAAGCGGCGGGCCAGTTCTTTCAGCACTTCATCTCCGGTGGCATGGCCGTGGGTGTCATTCACTTTTTTGAAATCGTCGATGTCCAAAATCAGGATGGCATCTCCAGAGTGCATGCCCGGTTTGTCCAGCTCAAATTGCCTGCGGTTGTAGACCCGAGTGAGGGGATCGATCAGGATTTCTTCTTTGAGGCCATCGGTCAGTTTCAGGTACCTCAGGTGGCGGTGGATGATGCTTCCCACGGCAATGAAACCCAGCACGTTGGTGACATAAAGCAGGAGCAGGGAAGGCAGGATGCTGAAATTCCAGCTTTTCAAATTGAAGGTGTAAATCAACAGGCCACTGAAGATCACCATAGGGGCATAAAAGTACGACTTGAAGGGCACTTCTTCGGATTCTTCGGTGGCGTAGTAACGGTAAATGCAGGTGATGGCGTAACAGATCAGGATGGCGATGTCTTCGCTGGTGAAGTGTGTCCAGAACCGTCCCTGTCCGACAAAAACCATCAGGACAGCAAGCAGGCCATACCACATCCCATATTTGAGGGTGATCAATGTCAGGGGCAAAGTTCTGAGGTCCAGCAGGGTGCCGTTGCTCAGTGGAACGGCTTGGGCCATCAGAAACATGGAGCTGAACGCTGCAATGGCCGTTCTGAACACAATCCGCTTGCGGCTGTGTTCCGTGCGCCACGTCGTGTAAGTGAGGCTCAGCAGGTACGTGGCAGTGATCACGATGCACAGGTTGAGCAACAGACCTTCTGCCAGTTGAATCATGCCTCAGGATACGTGGTGGGGCATCTCCAAGTTATGACATTTGCTCTGGTGTTTTCATGGATGAAGAGATCAGGGATGCCACCAGGTTTTGAATCCGGGATAATACGCATCCACAATCGCTTGGAACAAAAAGTAATCCACGATCAGGTGCACGGCCAGCACGTAAATCAGGGCTTTGCTGCGCTCAAACATGATGCCCTGCGTGACCGCCAGAAACAACACAAACAGAGGGCCATAACCTGTGAAAGCCATGTCAAAAAGCACCGACACATACACCACACTCTGGGCCCAGTTGGCTTTCCAGAACGGAAACAGGGACCGCAGGATTGCAAAAGAGGTGTTCACAAAGAAAAGCTCGTCCCAGATGCCCACCAGATTGATGCCCGTGAAGAGCCTCAGCAGGGATTCGTTGTCGGGTTCAGGAGGCAATTTCCAGTTGAAAGGCACCTCTGGACTGATCGTGAAATACAACTGAAACGCAAAATACGCCAGAGGAATCGAGAGCACCGTGTAAGCAAATTCCAGCTTGCTGAATTTCTCTGGAAACATCCTGAATTGCAGCAGTCCGGGATCGCTTTTTCTGAGCAGCAAAGGAGGAAGTGCTATCACGGCCAGAAAGGGCAGACCCAGCGTCAGAAACTTGAGATTCGAGGTTTCGGTGCTGATGGGTGCCAGAGCCAGCATCAAAATGCACCCCAGCAACACCAGCATGCGCCTCTGGAAGGTGGGATCTCGGGTCAGCAGGGTCAGGCTGACAGAAGCTGCAAAGGCCAGACCTCCCCAGATCCAGCTTTCAAAAGGAATCAGGAGCACGGTGGCCAGACAGAAGGTGACAAGCGCCCAGAGTTGCATCTGGAGTCAGTTTACAGGAGACAGTTCACAGTTCACAGCAGACTGTGATCTCCCAGACAGGTGCGAGGGGCATCAACCCTCTTCATGGTCAAACGGCTTGACCCTCTTTGAGATCTGTATGCTGGAGAGGTTCTTTATTTCTAAATGCTGCGGGACGAATCTTGCTGTTCACTGACAACTGTGAATTTCTCTCATCTCCTGATGCGTGGGACGTGCTCTGGTTGTGCACTTTTGGCTTTTTCCTTGAACGTCCCCTCCTACCCGTGTAAAATGGAAACCATGAACAACATCCTGCTACTACAACGGGGGAGACGGCGCTAGAAGAATCTAACGTGCGTTTCCCCCAGTCTGCATGGCTGGGGTGTTTTTTTGCCTGCACAAAAGCGTCCCACTCACACGAAGCATCACCCAGAGTTGCACAAAAGGAGTTTTTCCATGCCCAGAAGTGAAAAATACAATCCGCACTCCATCGAACCCCGCTGGCGCAAAACCTGGGAGGAGAGCGACCTCTACACCTTCAAATACGACGAGAACCGCCAGAACCACTACGCCCTGACCATGTTCCCTTACCCCTCTGGGAACCTGCACATCGGTCACTGGTATGCGTTTGCTGTGCCAGATGCCCGTGCACGCTTCATGCGCATGAAAGGGCACAATGTGCTGTTCCCCATGGGTTTCGACGCGTTCGGTCTTCCTGCTGAAAATGCCGCGATCAAGCGGGGCATCGATCCGGCCAAGTGGACCTACTCCAACATCGAGTACATGACCGGACAGTTCAAGCGCATGGGCACCATGATCGACTGGAGCAAGCAATTTGCCACCTGCGATCCCGAGTACTACAAGTGGAACCAGTGGTTCTTCATCCAGTTCTACAAACGCGGACTGGTCTACAAGAAGAACGGCTTTGTGAACTGGTGCCCGAGCTGCAACACCGTGCTGGCCAACGAGCAAGTGGTGAACGGCAAATGCGAGCGTTGTGGCACCGAAGTGGTTCAGAAGCAACTCGAGCAGTGGTTCTACAAGATCACCGATTATGCCGATGAGCTCCTCGATTTCGGCAGCACCGACATGCCAGAACGGGTGCGCCTGATGCAGCACAACTGGATTGGCAAATCGGTGGGTGCAGAAATTGACTTCGCCACCGATGCTGGAACCGTGACGGTGTTCTCCACCCGTCCGGACACCCTCATGGGTGCCACTTTCCTGGTGCTGGCCCCCGAGCATGCCTTTGTGAAGGCCCTCACCACCCCAGAGCAGCAGCAAGCCGTGCAGCAGTACATCCAAACCGCAGCCAAAATGAGCGAGATTGACCGCCAGGCCGAGGGCCGCGAAAAGACCGGGGTCTGGACCGGATCTTACGCCACCCACCCGGTCACCGGTGAAAAACTCCCCATCTGGATTGCCGATTACGTGCTGGTGACCTATGGCACAGGCTCCATCATGGCGGTGCCTGCCCACGACACCCGCGACTTTGAATTTGCCCGCAAGTTTGACCTCTCCATCAAAGAAGTCATCCGTGGCGAAACCGAAATGGCCTTTGATGCCACCGAGCCTTACTCTGGCGAGGGTGTCATTGTGAACTCGGGCTTGCTGAACGGCATGCAGGGTGGCAAAGAGCACATCGCTGCGGTCATTGAAAAACTCGCAGAATTTGGGGTCCGGGCCAAGACCACCTACCGCCTCCGGGACTGGCTGATTTCACGCCAGCGTTACTGGGGCACCCCCATCCCGATGGTCTACTGCGAGAAGTGCGGCATCCAGCCTGTCCCAGAGTCTGAACTCCCCGTGCGCCTCCCGGACAACGTGCAGTTCCAGCCCACCGGTCAGAGCCCCCTGACCCTCATGGAAGACTGGCGCACCACCACCTGCCCTTGCTGTGGAGGGGTCGCCACCCGCGAAACCGACACCATGGACACCTTCGTGGACTCCAGTTGGTACATGTACCGCTACCTGAGCCACGACGTGCATGATGCACCCTTTAAGCCAGAGTTCGCCAACTTCACGCCAGACGTGTACACCGGAGGCATCGAGCACGCCATCCTCCACCTGCTCTACAGCCGTTTCTGGACCAAAGCCATGCGTGACATGGGCCTCACCAACGTCAGTGAGCCCTTCAAGGTGCTGCGCAATCAGGGGATCATCCTCGGGGAAGACAACGAGAAGATGAGCAAAAGCAGAGGGAACGTCATTGACCCTGACGACCTTGTGGCAGAGTACGGTGCAGACACCGTGCGCGCTTTCCTGATGTTCCTTGCCCCTTGGGAGGCAGGCGGCCCTTGGTCCTCACAAGGCATTCAAGGACCCCACAAGTGGCTGAACCGCATCTGGAGCCTCTACTTTGATGCTGCCGATGGCCCCGAGGAGAACATTTCCGAGTCTGACCTTCGCTATGCCCTTCATGCTGCCCTCAAACGCGTCACGGACGACCTTGAGCGTTTCAGTTTCAACACCTGCATTGCAGCCATGATGGAACTGACCAACACCCTCGTGAAGGCCAAGCGCAGCCCGGTGTCTCAGACCGCAGTCTGGACCGAGACCCTGAACATCTTCAACCGGATGCTCGCGCCCTTCGTGCCTTACATCGCAGAAGAAATCTGGTCTGAAACCGGCCACACCGACTCCGTGCACGTCCAGAGCTGGCCCGCGTACGATCCTCAGGCTCTGGTCAAAGATGAGATCGAAGTGGTGGTGCAGGTCAACGGCAAACTGCGTGGCAAGACCACCATCAAGAGTGGGGCCTCTCAGGAAGAAGTCTTTGCAGCCGCCAAATCCATCGAGAACGTCGCCAAATTCATTGAAGGCAAACCTCTGGTCAAAGAAATCTATGTTCCCGGCCGACTGGTGAACATTGTGGTGAAAGGGTAAACCCCCTCCTCGCTCGTTTCACTCGCTTTCCTCCCCCTACTGAGGGGGAGGATTTTTTTCCCTCCTCGTCAAGGGAGCTCTGCAAGTGCAACAAGCACGGGGGGTTTAATCCCCCTCAGCAGCAATGGTCCAGACTTTGGAGCCACACTCGCAGGTTTCCAGCCTTTTTCCCTGCTCCTGCTCGATCACATTGCCACAATCCCAGCAGGCATAAAGGCCAGATTCTGGGGCGTCCTGATCGTAGGCGGTGAAATCCGGGTCTTCTCTGGGAATCAAGAGGAGGCCGGGGCGGATTTTCTTTTTTGAAAACTTGATCACGCTCAGGCTGCCCGAGGGTTCCAGATAGGCCCGGTGCACTTCCCCAAGGTGGTTGATGTCGTGGTCGCGCAACCACGAGTACACCTCGTTCTGGGACATGCGTTCTTTGTGCATGGCCTCAAGGTCCAGTTTCCCATCGCAGATCATGCGGGTGGGGACGCTTTCCAGAACCCGTTCGATTTTGCGGTTTTTCTCTGTGATCACAGAAAAGGCATACTGCATGATCGAAACCACAGTGATGACCGCCATGCCGTGCAAGAGGGGCACATCCGGGTAGAACATCACATCCCCCACGGCAGAGCCCAGAGCGATGATCAGGGCAAACTCAAAGAAGGTGAGTTGCCTGACTCCTCTTTTTCCCAGCATGCGGATCAAAAACAGGGTGTAGAGGTACATCACCACAGTTCTGAAAATGATCTCCAGAAAGAACAGGGGAGGAAGGTCTTTGCCCAGAAAGATGTTTTTCAAATCAAAAGTGTACTGCTCCATGTTTTCAGTGTAGATGAGGGAGTGTTTTCAGCCATCTTTCTGCTTACAGTTGATGAAGGGGTTCTGGGGCAGGTCAGAAAACATGCAAATGAAAGATGGGCCTCCTGATATACTCGTCAGGATGCATCAATTCAAAATTTCTCGGGTGGGAGCATGATCGAGTGGTTTGCGCAATTCTGGGCAGGCCTGAAAGCCACGTCAACCCTGGAGCTTTCAGCCAACGTTTTTAACCTGATTGCGGTGTGGTTGGCCGGTCGCAACAGTGTGCACACTTGGTGGACTGGGATCATCGCCGTGGTGCTTTTTGGCATTCTGTTCTTCGAGGGCAAGCTGTACGCCGATGTGACGTTGCAAGTGTTTTTTGTGTTCACGAGCATTTACGGATGGTATGCATGGATGAACGGCGGAAAGGGTCGCAAGGAGTTGCCCATCTCCAGAGTCTCTAGAACCCACCTGTTGGCCTTTTTTGTGGCAGGTGCCCTGATCACCCTCGGGTATGGTGCTTTGCTGCACACGTTTACGGACGCCTACTACCCGTTCATTGATTCGATTGTGCTCTCAGGGAGCATCATTGCCCAACTGCTCCTGATGAACCGCAAGTTGGAAAACTGGTTGTTCTGGATTGTGGTGAACATCGTGGCTGTTCCGCTGTACGCTTCCAAAGGGTGGTCGTTTACCTCGGGGGTCTATGTGCTGTTCCTGTTCAATGCCATTTACAGCCAGTACGTCTGGTGGCAACTCTGGAGAAAACAACCCCGTGAAGCGGTTTAAAACAGCTCTGGTGGTGGGCAAATTTGCCCCTCTGCACAAAGGCCACCAGTGGCTGATTGAGACAGCCTTGCAGCAGAGCGAACAGGTGGTCCTGTTCAGTTACTCCAACCCCGAGTTGCCCGGATGCGAACCCGAAAAACGCCAGAGGTGGCTGGATCGGCTTTACCCGCAGTGCAAGGTGTATGTGATCACCCCAGAGTTCTTGAGGGCGCATTTCGCCCATCTGGGACAGGTGGAGTTGCCCCTCAACACCGATGATGCGGTGCTGCACCGCAGGTTCTGTGGCTTTCTGTGGAAGCATCTGGCCCGAATTCCTCTGGACGCGGTGTTCACCAGTGAAGACTATGGCGATGGTTTTGCAGAGGAGTTGACCCGGTACTTTGCCCTCTCTGCCCCACAGCAGCCTGTGGAGCACGTGATGGTGGACCTGCAACGCCTTCAGGTGCCCATCTCTGGAACACAAATTCGGCAGGATCCCCATGCCCACAAAGCTTTTCTGGCCCCAGAGGTCTACGGCGATTTCGTGAAACGGGTGTGCTTTCTGGGCGGAGAATCCACCGGAAAAAGCACCCTCTCTGCCCTCATGGCCGAAAAAATGGGGACCCTCCATGTGCCTGAGTATGGCCGGACCCTCTGGGAGGAGCAGGGAGGGCATCTCTCTTTTGAGGACATGCTGAAAATCGCGCACACCCACATCCAGCAAGAAGAAACGCTGGCTGGGCAAGCCACAGAATTCCTGTTTGTGGACACCTCGCCCCTGACCACCTGGATGTACAGCCATTTTTATTTCGGGAAAGCCGACCCAGAGTTGTCTGCCCTCAGGCACCGACCATATGACTTTGTGTTTCTGTGCGCTCCAGATTTTCCTTTTGTGCAGGACGGAACAAGGGCCGGAGAGGCATTCCGTGTGCAGCAACACCAATGGTATTTGGAACTGCTTCAACAAATGACTATCCCTTGGACCCTGTTAACGGGTACATTAGAGGAACGGATTCGCAAAACGCTGGAGGTACTTTCGTGAGTCAGTACGGTGACATCGCCATTCTCGCTGTGGAACTGTTCCCCGATTTGCAAGATCCTCGGGACGC
This genomic window from Deinococcus misasensis DSM 22328 contains:
- a CDS encoding ATP-binding protein — its product is MTQVLPIGMVLGTEEATPLQFWFWVEPGSSVQLDDMVTLRTTKPDGTRVTYFGVVDQVRKLHEGVAFESDVRDVQAGILPVNTSYTAHVLVTRVDPEEFIPPHPGDEVFMALEEDLEKALYQDRMESRLPAGVMRNGEPVHFNFDFLNGASGAHVNISGVSGVATKTSYALFLLYSIFNSQALGVDRANSKAVIFNVKGEDLFFLDQPNSKLEDKESKVAAARGLRKDRYALCGLPKRPFGDVQFLAPPKAGGDAIIPDVEQRKSGVTPYMWTIREFCQKRLLPYCFADKDSSLNLKFLIGQIEEKLYRMVAAENSTTPYVGVEDWQSDDEQQAIELGLDFDALGKTRITTFAQLVSYIEYKLLEQNEGNGDPRWVGKQNVGTLQAFIRRLKGVQKYLSGLIRGNLTAKEAEKYRADVLRQGVQLSVVDIHSLDAHAQMFVVGVILKELFEKKEKQGRKPYVFVVLDELNKYAPREGESPIKDVLLDIAERGRSLGIILIGAQQTASEVERRITSNAAIRVVGRLDPAESERPEYRFLPSTYRLRASILQPGTMIVQQPEVPTPVMVTFPFPAWATRLDEMVVQQDDQSAEDWLA
- a CDS encoding DUF1294 domain-containing protein; translation: MSLNLSQWVLLVFAGLHLVMGLVTFVVYGQDKKQARLGRRRVPEQTLHTLELAFGWLGAFVAQRVYRHKTSKAPYQKVFWVIGMFHLALLVVVLWWVTGQQN
- a CDS encoding acyl-CoA dehydrogenase family protein yields the protein MTATQNKLFKGGMFLIQDSQPQNIYTPEDFDDIIKQIVDTTQAFIDKDVMPRMKDLEEKVEGLNLELLQKAGELGLTAAEIPEEYDGLDLPKAVSVVIAERLAQTGGFSVTYGAHQSIGSLPTVYFGSPEQKAKYLPKLASAEMAAAYALTEPGSGSDAQAAKTSAVLSEDGTHYVLNGTKMWISNAGFADLFTVFAQVKTDEGNKFSAFLVERSFEGVSTGAEEHKMGIKSSSTRQLILDNVKVPVENLLGKVGQGAKIAFNILNVGRYKLAAGGVGGAKHALKISTKYALDRHQFNQPIANFGMIQEKLAEMALRVYAVESALYRVMGLIDTAVEGGLDKLKAVEEYAVEASMLKVLGSELLDFAVDEGVQIHGGYGFSSEYPIEQAYRDSRINRIFEGTNEINRLLVPSMLLKRAMKGELPLMQAAQQLQAELLEPSFDEVDEGPLAQEEVTIKNLKKLALMVAGTATMKYGMEIESRQEILARVADIAMLTFAAESAFLRTRKLGNPELQVEMTQLYTWAAAEKAATLAREAVEMIASGDDLRTSLAVVKRLTKHDPINTIRLRRHVAKAVLAAEGYPQPRK
- a CDS encoding GGDEF domain-containing protein, coding for MIQLAEGLLLNLCIVITATYLLSLTYTTWRTEHSRKRIVFRTAIAAFSSMFLMAQAVPLSNGTLLDLRTLPLTLITLKYGMWYGLLAVLMVFVGQGRFWTHFTSEDIAILICYAITCIYRYYATEESEEVPFKSYFYAPMVIFSGLLIYTFNLKSWNFSILPSLLLLYVTNVLGFIAVGSIIHRHLRYLKLTDGLKEEILIDPLTRVYNRRQFELDKPGMHSGDAILILDIDDFKKVNDTHGHATGDEVLKELARRLMLTVRQSDRVYRLGGEEFAVYLKNCPSEYLSMIAGRIKDRIYEERFDTVGRVSVSGGLVRLTPEVDITEAFQQADAYLYQAKRSGKNRIITSI
- a CDS encoding CPBP family glutamic-type intramembrane protease; translated protein: MQLWALVTFCLATVLLIPFESWIWGGLAFAASVSLTLLTRDPTFQRRMLVLLGCILMLALAPISTETSNLKFLTLGLPFLAVIALPPLLLRKSDPGLLQFRMFPEKFSKLEFAYTVLSIPLAYFAFQLYFTISPEVPFNWKLPPEPDNESLLRLFTGINLVGIWDELFFVNTSFAILRSLFPFWKANWAQSVVYVSVLFDMAFTGYGPLFVLFLAVTQGIMFERSKALIYVLAVHLIVDYFLFQAIVDAYYPGFKTWWHP